A single Metarhizium brunneum chromosome 5, complete sequence DNA region contains:
- the Eogt gene encoding EGF domain-specific O-linked N-acetylglucosamine transferase, giving the protein MCHGRGATYDAGESKFRLGCRLRDLSPEELERDTPRVPDNLTQYWYDTGPGQVFNEAVLLDANSRIQRSRTTSILVKREGPGNLWHVLMELLSLSWTLDVLQISADPTSQQSYLSPAAAPSTQVIFLDEYEDGPFVDMWRLFAKMPIRRIHELNSSEPATDIIIPFSGGSNTLWQGDWVKLDCRESALVKAFISRVLRLYDVPTPPRSKEEVVAKFIRRTNTRKLINETELIASAKRAVPHLNIEVVDFAGFSFAEQLKIVRETDLLIGVHGAGLTHTMFLPPGSAVVEILPGDFAHMGFRNLAQLLGHQYHRTHAKMHGDASGDSQWQFDAVEMEEDQFVRLIDGAVRGLYNNGIRTYDAV; this is encoded by the coding sequence ATGTGTCATGGACGAGGTGCCACATATGACGCCGGCGAGTCCAAGTTTCGACTCGGATGCCGGCTGCGCGACTTGTCACCGGAAGAACTTGAGAGGGACACGCCGCGAGTCCCAGATAACCTGACGCAATACTGGTACGACACCGGGCCCGGGCAAGTCTTCAACGAGGCCGTGCTCCTCGATGCCAACTCTCGCATCCAGAGGTCCCGCACAACAAGCATCTTGGTAAAGAGAGAAGGGCCCGGCAATCTGTGGCACGTCCTGATGGAGTTGCTCAGCCTCTCGTGGACCCTTGACGTACTACAGATCAGCGCGGATCCTACCTCACAACAGTCGTACCTATCACCCGCCGCGGCACCGTCCACGCAGGTCATATTCCTGGACGAGTACGAAGACGGCCCCTTTGTCGACATGTGGAGGCTCTTTGCCAAAATGCCCATCCGGCGCATCCACGAACTTAACAGCTCCGAACCCGCCACCGACATTATCATACCCTTTTCCGGCGGGAGCAACACGCTCTGGCAAGGCGATTGGGTTAAGCTCGACTGCCGCGAGTCGGCACTCGTCAAAGCCTTTATTTCGCGCGTCTTGCGTCTCTACGACgtgcccacgccgccccgGAGCAAGGAAGAGGTCGTGGCCAAGTTTATCCGCCGGACGAATACCCGCAAACTCATCAACGAGACGGAGCTCATTGCGTCGGCTAAAAGGGCCGTTCCTCACTTGAATATAGAAGtcgtcgactttgccggGTTTTCTTTTGCCGAGCAGCTCAAAATCGTCCGCGAGACGGACCTTCTCATAGGCGTGCATGGGGCCGGTCTCACGCACACCATGTTCTTGCCGCCGGGGTCTGCTGTCGTGGAGATTCTGCCCGGCGACTTTGCGCACATGGGCTTCCGGAATCTAGCGCAGCTGCTGGGCCACCAGTATCATCGTACCCATGCCAAGATGCATGGGGATGCTTCTGGAGATTCGCAGTGGCAGTTTGATGCGGTTGAGATGGAGGAGGACCAATTTGTTCGTTTGATTGACGGCGCGGTGCGAGGCTTGTATAATAACGGAATAAGGACGTACGACGCTGTATGA
- the stk10-a gene encoding Serine/threonine-protein kinase 10-A, translated as MPLREGSLKSLITDKNFHDYEHLYFDVVTQMLSALDYLASARLVHRDVKPENILYYSSGQIAGSGYHFQLADFGFAHYHDLATSKCGTGYYRAPELVPEKSKVDAPQSHKMDVWSLFATMVAVDSKFESFPILTSDYGIILKTLLAKARESPLYAHMGRLHPDCRASAAQILSEHFAGWGLSTPQSRITPIEPELELQEAAPQNLLPTAGPRAPREMENDHDMENDHGMGNDHEMRNDHGKPRQKAASSLGRLITYPPPWSHKQQGIPVNKNGVRKRRARRSARPSPRQQRLLVRNEPEKGGPPVPGAFID; from the coding sequence ATGCCCTTGAGAGAAGGGTCCTTGAAATCGCTCATCACGGACAAAAACTTTCACGACTATGAACATTTGTACTTCGACGTGGTAACCCAGATGCTCAGCGCCCTGGATTACCTGGCGAGTGCGCGCCTGGTCCACCGGGACGTGAAACCCGAGAACATTCTCTACTACTCCTCGGGCCAAATCGCTGGCAGTGGCTACCATTTTCAGCTGGCTGACTTTGGATTCGCCCATTACCACGATCTGGCTACAAGCAAGTGCGGCACAGGCTATTATCGGGCCCCTGAGCTGGTGCCTGAAAAGAGCAAAGTGGACGCGCCGCAGAGCCATAAGATGGACGTATGGTCCCTCTTTGCTACCATGGTTGCCGTCGATTCCAAGTTTGAAAGCTTTCCAATCCTTACCTCTGACTATGGCATCATTCTAAAGACATTGCTGGCGAAAGCCCGAGAGTCCCCATTATACGCGCACATGGGGAGGCTGCATCCAGATTGCCGGGCCTCGGCGGCTCAGATCCTTAGCGAACACTTTGCAGGCTGGGGGTTATCAACACCGCAATCGAGAATCACCCCGATAGAGCCCGAGCTAGAGCTACAAGAGGCTGCTCCTCAAAACCTGTTGCCAACTGCCGGGCCTAGGGCACCCCGCGAGATGGAGAATGACCATGATATGGAGAATGACCACGGTATGGGGAATGACCACGAGATGAGGAATGACCACGGGAAACCTCGCCAGAAAGCAGCGTCTTCCCTCGGCCGCTTAATCACATATCCGCCGCCATGGTCCCACAAGCAGCAGGGCATACCGGTGAACAAAAATGGCGTTAGGAAGCGCCGGGCGAGACGGAGCGCCCGCCCCAGCCCACGACAACAAAGGTTGCTTGTTCGGAATGAACCAGAAAAAGGTGGTCCGCCTGTGCCTGGGGCATTTATCGACTAG
- the mfs1_6 gene encoding MFS siderochrome iron transporter 1, with protein sequence MQQVPSSPQSDECAQMSVPVAGLEGLTLYEKKCRLVNREIDRQGMGRYQWYIWILCGLGYFLDLLWAQAFSPVQQEMGFRDSQSGNISTSFNAGLTAGAIFWGLISDIVGRRWAFNLTCLLSCTFGLCLGFSNDYKTLLVITAFVGFGVGGNIPVDSAIFLEFVPQNRRFLLACLSVFQPLGVVVCSAIAFGFIPVYACSPNFSEKDPLQSCRTAAPGAACCSRSDNMGWRYFLYTLGAISFVVFFLRFAVFTFRETPKYLLYKGEDAKAIATMQHMAKVNRQQCRLTIEDFQALEPNGCSEEVRSSDLLIPGQKGVSLARESSIKFRRWLERYKMLFDGFQMTRLTILVWLTYIMDFWGFTVAGFYLPRILALKNGAASASLAFTYAAYIYTYAPGIIGVLLGAFVCRVPAIGRKWTMAVSSGLMGASILLLSKADTIAKNEGLFALQYFFQSMFNAVLYGWTPEAFPAPVRGTACGVASFWGRLFGIISPLIAQHLYGRTTGHDGNGDINSVLYLAGGVSLGCVVTTALLPSKLMEAQDERS encoded by the exons ATGCAGCAAGTTCCTTCCTCGCCCCAGTCGGATGAGTGTGCTCAAATGAGCGTCCCTGTCGCCGGTCTCGAGGGTTTGACGCTGTACGAGAAGAAATGTCGCCTGGTCAACCGAGAAATCGATCGTCAGGGCATGGGCCGATACCAGTGGTACATCTGGATCCTGTGCGGGCTCGGCTACTTTCTTGATCTTCTCTGGGCCCAGGCGTTTAGTCCCGTACAGCAAGAGATGGGCTTTCGGGACAGTCAGTCGGGAAACATTTCGACGAGCTTCAACGCTGGCCTAACTGCGGGCGCTATATTCTGGGGCTTGATTTCAGACATTGTCG GTCGCCGCTGGGCATTCAATCTGACCTGCCTCCTCTCATGCACCTTCGGCCTCTGTCTCGGCTTCTCAAATGATTACAAAACCCTGCTTGTCATCACTGCCTTTGTTGGCTTCGGAGTCGGCGGGAATATCCCCGTCGACAGTGCCATCTTTCTTGAATTTGTTCCACAA AACCGCCGCTTCCTGCTTGCGTGTTTGTCCGTCTTTCAGCCTCTGGGAGTGGTCGTGTGCAGCGCCATTGCTTTTGGCTTCATCCCCGTCTATGCGTGCTCTCCAAACTTTTCCGAGAAGGATCCTCTGCAATCGTGCCGTACCGCCGCTCCGGGGGCTGCTTGCTGCTCGCGTTCCGACAACATGGGCTGGCGTTACTTTCTGTATACGCTAGGTGCCATATCGTTTGTGGTATTCTTTTTACGATTTGCCGTCTTTACGTTTCGGGAAACCCCCAAGTATCTTCTATACAAGGGAGAAGATGCCAAGGCCATAGCGACAATGCAGCACATGGCCAAGGTAAATAGACAGCAGTGTCGCCTAACTATTGAGGACTTTCAGGCCCTCGAACCAAACGGCTGCAGTGAAGAGGTAAGATCGTCCGACTTATTGATCCCTGGCCAGAAGGGTGTTTCGTTGGCGAGAGAGAGCTCTATCAAGTTTCGCCGATGGCTCGAGAGATACAAGATGCTGTTTGATGGCTTTCAGATGACGCGACTTACCATCCTGGTATGGCTCACTTACATTATGGACTTTTGGGGATTCACAGTTGCTG GCTTCTATCTTCCCCGAATCTTGGCTCTCAAAAATGGCGCCGCGTCCGCCAGCCTTGCATTCACCTATGCCGCATACATCTACACCTATGCTCCGGGTATCATTGGCGTCCTACTAGGCGCGTTTGTCTGCCGTGTTCCCGCAATCGGGCGCAAGTGGACAATGGCCGTGTCGTCGGGTCTCATGGGCGCATCCATCCTGCTCCTCTCAAAAGCCGACACAATCGCGAAAAATGAGGGCCTTTTCGCCCTCCAGTACTTCTTTCAGTCCATGTTTAATGCCGTCTTGTATGGATGGACGCCCGAGGCATTCCCTGCGCCTGTAAGAGGGACGGCATGTGGAGTGGCCAGTTTCTGGGGTCGGCTGTTCGGTATTATTAGCCCCCTGATTGCGCAGCACTTGTATGGGAGAACGACGGGGCATGACGGCAATGGAGATATTAACAGCGTGCTTTATTTGGCGGGGGGCGTGTCGTTGGGGTGCGTGGTGACTACGGCGTTGTTGCCGTCCAAACTGATGGAGGCCCAGGATGAACGCTCGTGA
- the ethA_2 gene encoding FAD-containing monooxygenase EthA produces MASAPDFDVVIVGAGISGINTAYRIQSNFPRYRYCILEAREAIGGTWDLFKYPGIRSDSDLFTFGFQWYPWNRNNPIATGESILEYLAEASSKHGIDKNIRFKHKLQHASWSTEYQEWTLSVTRGTKATSISSRFVVFGTGYYDYSTPLQAHIPGLDTFAGQVVHPQFWPSTLDYTDKKVVVIGSGATAVTLVPKLAEKAKLATMLQRSPTYIVALPNRSARSLVDYVLPRAVALRLKRLRWIVTSRLLFLFCRAFPQSARWLFRRGTLRLLPPTTSFDPHFNPSYDPWTQRLCVCPDGDFYKALHTGRADVVTGTIRTVTPAGIQLEAGGFLDADVIVTATGLRIQLGGGATVDVDGRPVAPADKFMWRGAMLQDVPNAFFVMGYTNASWTLGADATATLAVRLLRTLGRKGGTSVVPRVRNPEAIELAPLMNLNSTYVKAAAGAMPKAATGGAFAPRGNYLADEFRAKYGSLDGLEWVRRGEGNGKA; encoded by the coding sequence ATGGCCAGCGCTCCGGATTtcgacgtcgtcatcgtcggtGCCGGCATCTCAGGCATCAACACGGCGTACCGCATCCAGTCCAACTTCCCCCGCTACAGATACTGCATCCTCGAGGCGCGCGAGGCCATCGGCGGCACGTGGGATCTCTTCAAGTATCCCGGGATCCGGTCCGACTCGGACCTCTTCACGTTTGGCTTCCAGTGGTACCCGTGGAACCGCAACAACCCCATTGCCACGGGCGAGTCCATCCTGGAATACCTCGCCGAGGCGTCGTCCAAGcacggcatcgacaagaaCATCCGCTTCAAACACAAACTCCAGCATGCCTCGTGGTCTACGGAATACCAAGAATGGACGCTGTCCGTGACCCGGGGCACCAAAGCCACGTCCATCTCGTCGcgcttcgtcgtcttcggcacCGGCTACTACGACTACAGCACGCCGCTGCAGGCGCACATTCCCGGCCTCGACACCTTCGCCGGCCAAGTGGTCCATCCCCAGTTCTGGCCCTCGACGCTCGACTACACCGACAAAAaggtcgtcgtcatcggctCGGGCGCCACGGCCGTCACCCTCGTGCCCAAGCTCGCggaaaaggccaagctggcgaCCATGCTCCAGCGCAGCCCGACGTACATTGTCGCGCTGCCCAACCGCTCAGCCCGCTCCCTCGTCGACTACGTGCTCCCGCGCGCCGTGGCCCTGCGGCTCAAGCGGCTCCGCTGGATCGTCACGTCGCGCCTCTTGTTCCTCTTCTGCCGGGCCTTCCCCCAGTCGGCGCGGTGGCTGTTCCGCCGCGGCACCCTGCGCCTCCTGCCGCCCACCACGTCCTTCGATCCGCACTTCAACCCGTCCTACGACCCGTGGACGCAGCGCCTGTGCGTCTGCCCCGACGGCGACTTCTACAAGGCGCTGCACACGGGGCGCGCCGACGTGGTCACGGGCACGATACGGACCGTCACGCCCGCCGGCATCCAGCTCGAGGCGGGGGGGTTCCTGGACGCCGACGTCATCGTCACGGCGACCGGGTTGAGGATCcagctgggcggcggcgcgaccgtcgacgtcgacggcaggCCCGTCGCCCCGGCGGACAAGTTTATGTGGAGGGGCGCCATGCTGCAGGACGTGCCGaacgccttcttcgtcatgGGGTACACGAATGCCTCGTGGACGCTGGGCGCCGACGCGACTGCCACCTTGGCCGTGCGGCTGCTCCGGACGCTGGGGCGAAAGGGCGGCACGAGCGTGGTGCCGCGGGTGCGGAACCCCGAGGCCATCGAGTTGGCGCCGCTGATGAATCTGAATTCGACGTATGTCAAGGCCGCGGCGGGCGCGATGCCCAAGGCCGCGACGGGGGGGGCCTTTGCCCCGAGGGGGAATTACTTGGCTGACGAGTTTCGCGCAAAGTACGGGAGTTTGGATGGCTTGGAGTGGGTTcggaggggggaggggaatGGCAAGGCATAG